The SAR324 cluster bacterium genome window below encodes:
- a CDS encoding lipoate--protein ligase family protein has product MKTRWRLIIDPPMPPAFNMAADQVLLNQQTADSLPVFRIYFWNQPTLSIGKNQKIHSSLNWDWCAQHNVAVIRRVTGGQAVLHGQDITYSVIGSVKDPMLGGGILQTYRTISQGLFNFFQSLGLSLEIQPHSTRDLARSAVCFEMPSAFELLINGKKIVGSAQRQTTTAFLQHGTIPLNSQIEPLSHLFLKADPNKLSQEITSLESENVLHGATTELLCDKLCDSFQTVFGMDWDRSGWTEQELEQIQAEISNFPLSSP; this is encoded by the coding sequence ATGAAAACCCGATGGCGACTGATCATCGATCCGCCGATGCCGCCAGCGTTCAACATGGCGGCAGATCAAGTTCTGCTCAATCAGCAAACCGCCGACTCTTTGCCGGTATTCCGGATTTATTTCTGGAACCAGCCCACGCTTTCTATCGGCAAAAACCAGAAAATTCATTCATCCCTGAACTGGGACTGGTGCGCACAACACAATGTCGCCGTGATCCGTCGGGTCACAGGTGGACAGGCGGTGTTGCATGGGCAGGACATTACCTATTCTGTCATCGGCAGTGTCAAAGATCCGATGCTGGGAGGGGGAATCCTGCAGACGTACCGCACCATTTCACAAGGTCTGTTTAATTTTTTTCAATCGTTGGGTTTGTCTCTGGAAATCCAGCCGCATTCTACACGGGATTTGGCAAGATCCGCCGTTTGTTTTGAAATGCCCTCTGCCTTTGAATTGCTGATCAACGGCAAAAAGATTGTGGGCAGTGCCCAGCGGCAAACCACAACCGCGTTTTTACAGCATGGCACCATTCCCCTGAACAGTCAGATCGAACCGCTGAGCCATCTGTTTCTCAAGGCGGACCCCAATAAACTGTCTCAGGAAATCACATCGCTGGAATCAGAAAATGTGTTGCATGGAGCGACCACAGAATTGCTGTGCGACAAACTGTGTGATTCGTTTCAGACCGTCTTTGGCATGGACTGGGATCGTTCAGGCTGGACAGAACAGGAACTGGAACAGATTCAGGCTGAGATCAGCAATTTTCCTCTTTCCTCTCCATGA
- a CDS encoding type II toxin-antitoxin system Phd/YefM family antitoxin, translating into MKTVTPTELRSNIYHLLDEVLSTGVPIEVNKGGRKLRIVPIGTTEKLQNLVSRPHVIQGNPNDLVNISWEDEVNLDLH; encoded by the coding sequence ATGAAAACTGTCACACCAACAGAATTGCGGAGTAATATTTATCATTTACTGGATGAAGTACTCAGCACAGGAGTGCCCATTGAAGTGAATAAAGGTGGAAGGAAACTGAGGATTGTGCCTATTGGAACGACAGAAAAACTTCAAAACCTGGTTTCAAGACCTCATGTCATTCAGGGAAATCCGAATGATCTGGTCAATATTAGTTGGGAAGATGAGGTGAATCTTGATTTACATTGA
- a CDS encoding PIN domain-containing protein, with protein sequence MIYIDTHVVVWLYAGLTEQLSEQAKELINEHEIYISTVVRLELQYLYEIKRITDDSNTIVSDLTTRLGLKVCDKTFNAVIGQALQVTWTRDPFDRMITANAALDKNILLTRDQNILVNYSNARW encoded by the coding sequence TTGATTTACATTGATACACATGTGGTGGTGTGGCTGTATGCGGGACTCACTGAACAATTAAGCGAACAGGCCAAAGAACTTATCAATGAACATGAAATTTATATTTCAACCGTTGTTCGTTTGGAATTACAATATTTGTACGAAATCAAACGTATCACTGATGACTCCAATACCATCGTTTCTGATCTGACTACAAGATTGGGACTTAAGGTGTGTGACAAAACTTTCAATGCTGTTATTGGTCAAGCACTTCAAGTCACGTGGACGCGTGATCCTTTTGACCGTATGATTACAGCTAATGCGGCTCTTGACAAAAATATTCTGCTTACCCGAGATCAGAATATTTTAGTCAATTATTCAAACGCCAGGTGGTAA
- a CDS encoding CoA transferase: MTQTSQKSQSTLPLRGVRVLDFTQNLPGPYATFLLACLGAEVIKVEPPRGDGARALPPFFEMVNRGKKSMTVDLNRPEDREILCSLVSRMDVVVEGFRPGVMQKFGLNGSALLEINPRLIYCSISGYGQTGPLSETPGHDLNFQAFSGMCHMQRDASGIPQPVAIPMADLSSSMSAVSAILAALYAREKEFIGRIIDIAMTDTIFSWVWIWYQGLHPQNASAKQGIASAENWLDSQKKGVLHRLRPLLSSPSLKNSLEHLEQKIQHSSFIKELERLRLHILPHYNLYRTKDGHYLSIGIVDEEKFWKILCKELNLNAFLAVPLPARGVLAWPLRRQIRQRIAKKTLEEWTQKLFSADLPVYPVIRPDEAAKNLQRDRNSVMENGILGSPFSLGQCPPSPAPRLGEHNEEILASLLIPEK, translated from the coding sequence ATGACACAAACCTCACAAAAATCACAATCCACCTTGCCTCTCAGAGGCGTCAGGGTGCTTGATTTCACCCAGAATCTTCCAGGGCCGTATGCCACATTTTTGCTGGCATGTCTGGGAGCCGAAGTGATCAAGGTTGAGCCTCCCCGTGGAGATGGGGCCAGGGCATTGCCGCCATTTTTTGAAATGGTCAATCGGGGCAAAAAAAGCATGACTGTGGATTTGAACCGGCCTGAAGATCGTGAAATTCTCTGCTCACTTGTGTCAAGGATGGATGTGGTGGTGGAAGGTTTTCGCCCCGGTGTGATGCAGAAATTCGGATTGAATGGTTCTGCGTTGCTGGAAATAAATCCAAGACTGATCTATTGCTCCATCAGCGGCTACGGACAAACCGGGCCCCTGTCTGAAACACCGGGTCATGATCTGAATTTTCAGGCTTTTTCCGGGATGTGCCACATGCAACGTGATGCGTCTGGCATACCTCAACCTGTTGCCATTCCTATGGCCGATTTGTCTTCTTCAATGTCAGCCGTATCCGCCATTCTTGCGGCACTCTACGCCCGGGAAAAGGAATTCATTGGCCGGATCATTGACATTGCCATGACCGACACCATTTTTTCATGGGTCTGGATCTGGTATCAAGGACTTCACCCTCAAAACGCTTCCGCAAAGCAGGGAATAGCGTCCGCTGAAAACTGGCTGGATTCACAGAAAAAAGGCGTATTGCATCGGCTTCGTCCCTTGTTGTCATCGCCCTCTCTGAAAAACTCCCTTGAGCATCTGGAACAGAAAATTCAACACAGTTCGTTCATCAAGGAACTGGAACGCCTTCGACTTCACATTCTGCCGCATTATAATTTGTATCGCACTAAAGACGGGCATTATCTCAGCATTGGCATTGTGGACGAAGAAAAATTCTGGAAGATTCTTTGCAAAGAGCTCAATCTCAATGCGTTTCTCGCTGTTCCTTTGCCGGCAAGGGGGGTGTTAGCATGGCCCCTTCGCAGACAAATCAGGCAACGTATCGCAAAAAAGACGCTTGAAGAATGGACACAAAAACTGTTTTCAGCGGATCTCCCGGTGTATCCGGTGATTCGCCCGGATGAAGCCGCAAAGAATCTTCAACGTGACAGAAACTCTGTGATGGAAAATGGAATCCTGGGGTCCCCGTTTTCATTAGGGCAATGTCCGCCTTCTCCTGCTCCCCGACTAGGAGAACACAATGAAGAAATCCTGGCTTCACTGCTCATCCCTGAAAAGTAG
- a CDS encoding antibiotic biosynthesis monooxygenase, whose protein sequence is MITVGMNYKVLSGKETIFENAFRQVVEKMRETEGHQETRLYKDIDESQSYLIVSEWTSRDAFNTFIASEQFKKVTNWGTTQVLAGRPKHEVYEK, encoded by the coding sequence ATGATCACCGTTGGCATGAATTACAAAGTCCTTTCCGGCAAAGAAACCATTTTTGAAAACGCCTTTCGTCAGGTTGTGGAAAAGATGCGAGAAACTGAAGGACATCAGGAGACACGTCTTTACAAAGATATTGATGAAAGTCAGAGTTATCTGATTGTTTCGGAATGGACATCCCGTGACGCGTTCAATACCTTCATCGCATCGGAGCAATTCAAAAAAGTCACAAATTGGGGAACCACGCAGGTTCTCGCGGGGCGTCCCAAACATGAGGTCTATGAAAAATAG
- a CDS encoding tetratricopeptide repeat protein: protein MRIKIWILTGLLSLWWVGQTVLAQDAVTSIQGIELKRLGQQLNVRFLCDMTPVYEIVENLDRQTMIIKFKNARTAFPDGKDERRFNDVILEGIRFMPVGKEIWAQIKTLESNLAYSIGKSQQPGVLELELRPSVVLNPLPPPPREPSLRLTAIRFGMHPPDYSRATFTLSGEARIMIVQDKDQKTTKIRFADTHPAPDLKIPTYSDDRIRFVEITKDPNQTFISIESTTGKLEVKESFLYDPPRWVVDFYGEPGSAQVTPEVAEVVEEKKDLTEEEQQKLAAEEKKRELAEKEKRKEDRARSNRQAALRNNYAKAESAFRDGSYTGSINIFRQIYTQAKADTGEFKDPLDPLAIQSLFRIADAIYTMVEKENGRNYHEAITAYETAIRVAKQNDVELDLIPHAYFRIGQSYHKMQFYDDANLIYQQIETNYPGSVYATEARFWKAVSQVDRREWNLAIQDFREYLRTPDTKHLATAYYKMAEAYYNINQYIKAREAFDKARAIDPRYPDDASLLFRMGETYYETADYATAREVFKVLLKRYPDADFSKLVALRLGDFLRDEGQEDEAIAVYQTAMKSFSRDIALLGKMRIANIQAQRPYSREFHEAIKVYDEIVTKYPESSQVENAMLRKGLTLTLFGQYVDAIAALETYMQKYPNSVYVNKNIIQDNIDENLKGLINRHFMEGDYLGVLAIYQEYKAKYLTNFQFDTTLFQVGIAYQKIGLFDDALDLFNFVENRTSQTLKELTAQEKAEVLIQKGELALGRDTLARFINAFPDSPYDADVRKRLAEVFELNRQYPEAIQVYEETLRKYVKTNNPLHAEIVPNLYFQLAELNKNQGNYVRAEESYIQTIKQFRHPVIGDNVPGYIIQSHFYEAEMAYKRKNLDTALQKYEKAISLYSGRDEPEVIESVRWARFYMGNIFQSTGELQKGLAIYKELMDIPDNPDALWKKLAKENFDALTRQLAYENYLKN, encoded by the coding sequence ATGCGGATCAAAATCTGGATATTGACAGGATTATTGAGTTTATGGTGGGTGGGACAGACCGTTCTGGCGCAGGATGCGGTTACGTCCATTCAGGGCATTGAACTCAAACGCCTTGGACAGCAATTGAATGTCCGCTTCCTCTGCGATATGACGCCGGTCTATGAAATTGTAGAAAATCTGGACCGTCAAACCATGATCATCAAATTCAAAAATGCCCGCACTGCTTTTCCTGACGGCAAGGATGAGCGCCGGTTCAATGATGTGATTCTGGAAGGAATCCGGTTTATGCCGGTGGGGAAAGAAATCTGGGCTCAGATCAAAACCCTGGAAAGCAACCTGGCTTACAGCATTGGGAAAAGCCAACAACCAGGGGTTCTGGAACTGGAACTGCGTCCCTCTGTTGTCTTGAATCCCCTACCACCTCCGCCCCGTGAACCTTCACTTCGCCTCACCGCAATTCGCTTTGGAATGCATCCGCCTGACTACTCTCGAGCCACATTTACGCTGAGCGGGGAAGCCCGTATCATGATTGTTCAGGACAAAGACCAGAAAACGACTAAAATCCGCTTTGCAGACACACATCCAGCACCTGATCTGAAAATTCCGACCTATTCCGATGACCGGATTCGCTTTGTTGAAATCACAAAAGATCCCAACCAGACCTTCATCAGCATTGAATCAACGACTGGCAAGCTGGAAGTCAAGGAAAGTTTTTTATATGATCCTCCCCGGTGGGTCGTTGATTTTTATGGCGAACCCGGATCTGCTCAAGTCACACCTGAGGTTGCGGAAGTCGTTGAAGAAAAAAAGGATCTGACCGAAGAAGAACAGCAAAAACTGGCGGCTGAAGAAAAAAAACGTGAACTGGCTGAAAAAGAAAAACGAAAGGAAGATCGTGCAAGAAGCAACCGTCAAGCGGCCTTGCGTAATAATTATGCCAAGGCGGAAAGTGCCTTCAGAGATGGCAGTTACACGGGTAGCATCAATATTTTCAGACAAATCTACACCCAGGCCAAAGCCGATACCGGTGAATTTAAGGATCCGTTAGACCCGTTGGCGATTCAGTCCCTGTTCAGAATCGCGGATGCCATCTATACCATGGTGGAAAAGGAGAATGGTCGGAATTATCATGAAGCGATCACGGCCTATGAAACAGCGATCCGGGTGGCAAAACAGAATGATGTGGAACTGGATCTGATTCCACATGCCTATTTCCGGATTGGGCAAAGTTATCACAAAATGCAGTTTTATGATGACGCCAACCTGATTTATCAGCAAATTGAGACAAATTATCCCGGCAGTGTTTACGCAACAGAGGCCCGTTTCTGGAAAGCCGTCAGTCAGGTGGATCGCAGAGAATGGAATCTGGCAATTCAGGATTTCCGGGAGTACCTGCGCACGCCGGATACCAAACATCTGGCGACCGCTTATTATAAAATGGCGGAAGCCTATTACAACATCAATCAATACATCAAGGCACGGGAGGCGTTCGACAAAGCCCGTGCGATTGATCCCCGCTACCCTGATGACGCGTCCCTGTTGTTCCGCATGGGGGAAACCTATTATGAAACCGCGGATTACGCCACGGCCCGGGAAGTGTTCAAGGTATTGCTCAAGCGCTATCCCGATGCTGATTTTTCCAAACTGGTGGCCTTGCGTCTGGGTGATTTCCTGAGAGATGAAGGCCAGGAGGATGAGGCCATAGCTGTCTATCAGACCGCTATGAAAAGCTTCTCTCGTGACATTGCGTTGCTGGGAAAGATGAGAATTGCCAATATTCAGGCACAGCGGCCCTATTCCCGTGAATTCCATGAAGCGATCAAGGTTTATGATGAAATTGTAACCAAATATCCGGAATCCTCCCAGGTGGAAAACGCCATGCTCCGCAAAGGCTTAACGCTGACTCTGTTTGGACAGTATGTGGACGCGATTGCGGCATTAGAGACTTATATGCAGAAGTATCCCAACAGTGTGTATGTGAATAAAAACATTATTCAGGATAACATTGACGAAAACCTCAAAGGGCTGATCAACCGTCACTTCATGGAGGGCGATTATCTGGGGGTGCTGGCCATATATCAGGAGTACAAAGCAAAATATTTAACCAATTTCCAGTTTGACACCACTCTCTTTCAGGTGGGCATCGCCTACCAGAAAATCGGGTTGTTTGATGACGCGCTGGATTTGTTTAATTTTGTTGAAAATCGCACTTCGCAGACTTTGAAGGAACTCACCGCGCAGGAAAAAGCGGAGGTGCTCATTCAAAAAGGGGAACTGGCACTCGGACGGGACACACTGGCCCGTTTTATCAACGCGTTTCCTGACAGTCCCTATGATGCGGATGTTCGCAAGCGTCTGGCGGAGGTGTTTGAACTGAATCGTCAGTATCCGGAGGCGATTCAGGTCTATGAAGAAACCCTTCGAAAATATGTCAAAACCAACAATCCGCTGCATGCCGAGATTGTTCCCAATCTGTATTTTCAACTGGCAGAGCTTAATAAAAATCAGGGGAATTATGTCAGAGCTGAGGAATCCTATATCCAAACCATTAAACAGTTCCGGCATCCTGTGATTGGCGATAATGTTCCGGGTTACATCATTCAAAGCCATTTCTATGAAGCTGAAATGGCTTATAAACGAAAAAACCTGGATACGGCTCTGCAAAAATATGAAAAAGCCATCAGTCTGTATTCCGGGCGGGATGAACCAGAGGTGATTGAGTCGGTGCGCTGGGCCAGATTTTATATGGGCAATATCTTTCAATCCACTGGAGAATTACAAAAAGGCTTAGCAATCTACAAGGAGCTGATGGATATCCCTGATAACCCGGACGCACTCTGGAAAAAACTGGCGAAGGAAAATTTTGACGCGTTGACTCGCCAATTGGCTTATGAAAATTATCTCAAAAACTGA
- a CDS encoding alpha/beta hydrolase, producing MMAADHFIEMMFQHGWAFDSSCWEKWLQAFPDNVDLLFEDRGYYGPVRRVSFQRQASFKIVVAHSMGLWWLSESVLSQCDRLILLGCFEGLPPEIEGKPLAFSRSLPRMIRKFREQPLSVLRDFFKYCDCPDFFMENCDLSINLELLMEDLVQLKNNRMDLELLENIPDILMFHGTQDQIIPLRLGTQLQQQLSQSQLILVPDAGHALPVVLPDVCPHSFLSIIA from the coding sequence ATGATGGCCGCAGATCACTTCATTGAGATGATGTTTCAGCATGGATGGGCGTTTGATTCCAGTTGCTGGGAAAAATGGCTACAGGCATTTCCTGATAATGTGGATCTGCTATTCGAGGATCGCGGATATTATGGTCCGGTACGTCGGGTTTCTTTTCAGCGTCAGGCTTCTTTCAAAATTGTGGTGGCCCATTCGATGGGGTTGTGGTGGCTCAGTGAGTCTGTGCTCAGTCAGTGTGATCGTTTGATTTTGCTGGGATGTTTTGAAGGACTTCCTCCGGAAATTGAAGGCAAACCGCTCGCGTTTTCCAGAAGTCTGCCCCGTATGATCCGAAAATTCAGGGAACAGCCCTTATCGGTTTTGCGGGATTTTTTCAAATATTGTGATTGTCCGGATTTTTTCATGGAGAATTGCGATTTGTCCATCAATCTGGAATTGCTGATGGAGGATCTCGTTCAGTTGAAAAACAACCGGATGGATCTGGAATTGTTGGAGAATATCCCGGATATCCTGATGTTTCACGGGACACAGGATCAAATCATTCCTCTCCGGTTGGGCACACAACTTCAGCAACAGCTTTCTCAGAGTCAATTGATCCTTGTTCCTGATGCGGGACATGCGCTACCAGTCGTGTTACCAGATGTATGCCCGCATTCTTTTCTGTCAATCATCGCCTGA
- a CDS encoding methyltransferase translates to MIAPDIKHKIIRNFSLHAREYENHADFQKYSANQFFSRCEPILPLCTQHPVLEIGCGTGFVSEILLSAAPDHHLEITDISPAMLRQCQERLLSRQIPINHAKFYQLDGEKLDTREHYGLILSNLTFQWFLDFSGSLEKLMKALRPGGWLVFSVPGSGCYPEWKQACMALHLSVTANSLPDLTALTKQMQPHSAGIHLEQMEYTEWHPSARAFFHSLKAIGAATSLGSVRLSPSEFRRLLEYLDGQASDRGIPVTYELGIFTLQKQA, encoded by the coding sequence ATGATAGCACCGGACATAAAACATAAAATCATCCGGAATTTTTCCCTGCATGCCCGGGAATATGAGAATCATGCGGATTTTCAAAAATATTCGGCAAACCAGTTTTTTTCCCGTTGCGAGCCGATTCTTCCCTTATGTACACAGCATCCTGTGCTGGAGATTGGCTGTGGAACAGGGTTTGTTTCAGAAATTCTTTTGTCAGCCGCACCAGACCACCATCTCGAAATCACGGATATCTCACCTGCCATGTTGAGACAATGTCAGGAACGTCTCCTGAGTCGGCAAATTCCCATTAATCATGCGAAATTTTATCAACTGGATGGTGAAAAACTGGACACCAGGGAGCATTATGGCCTGATCTTGTCCAATCTTACGTTTCAATGGTTTCTTGATTTTTCCGGGTCACTGGAAAAACTGATGAAGGCCTTACGTCCCGGGGGATGGTTGGTTTTTTCTGTTCCGGGAAGTGGTTGTTATCCTGAGTGGAAACAGGCATGCATGGCACTCCATCTGTCTGTCACGGCCAACAGTCTTCCTGATTTAACGGCCCTCACAAAACAAATGCAACCCCACTCTGCCGGGATTCACCTGGAGCAGATGGAATATACAGAATGGCACCCCTCCGCCAGAGCTTTTTTCCATAGTCTCAAAGCAATTGGAGCCGCGACCAGCCTTGGTTCGGTCAGGCTGTCGCCTTCAGAATTCAGACGTTTGCTGGAATATCTGGACGGTCAGGCCTCTGACCGGGGAATACCGGTGACCTACGAATTGGGGATATTCACGCTTCAGAAGCAGGCGTAG
- a CDS encoding RNA methyltransferase, producing the protein MKPRIVLVEPQGPLNVGSIARVMKNFGFDSLIAVNPRCDVHSQEAFNMATHGADILREIRCVSTMAEALEGCSTVMATTAKSRQIQETMLEPDPIFNRIISQNQPSGILFGAEDRGLSNEELQWAQHWIHIPASPEFSTLNLAQSVGICCYRWFCAEQATTSDHPEEQSGQAQTLAPVTDMNHFLEHLSELLLEIGYLYPHTVEARMNKIRRMLFRAQPSPDDLALLRGMIRQTRWALDQQSQPASMEQQKNKLY; encoded by the coding sequence ATGAAACCCCGTATTGTCCTTGTAGAACCCCAGGGGCCCCTGAATGTAGGATCCATTGCCCGTGTCATGAAAAATTTCGGTTTTGATTCTTTGATCGCCGTGAATCCACGCTGTGATGTTCACTCACAGGAGGCGTTCAATATGGCGACACATGGAGCGGATATTCTGCGGGAAATTCGTTGTGTATCAACAATGGCGGAGGCTCTGGAAGGATGCTCGACCGTGATGGCTACCACTGCGAAATCAAGGCAGATCCAGGAAACCATGCTGGAACCAGACCCGATTTTTAACCGGATCATCTCACAAAATCAGCCTTCAGGGATTTTATTCGGCGCTGAAGACCGGGGGTTGAGCAACGAAGAACTGCAATGGGCCCAGCACTGGATCCACATACCCGCATCGCCTGAATTTTCCACACTCAATCTTGCTCAATCCGTAGGAATTTGCTGCTACCGCTGGTTTTGCGCCGAACAAGCCACGACTTCGGATCATCCGGAGGAACAGTCCGGGCAGGCTCAAACTCTGGCTCCTGTGACGGATATGAATCATTTTCTGGAGCATCTTTCAGAATTGCTACTGGAAATTGGCTATTTGTATCCCCATACCGTTGAAGCCCGCATGAACAAAATCCGCCGGATGCTGTTCCGTGCTCAACCATCACCTGACGATCTCGCCTTGCTACGGGGAATGATCAGGCAAACCCGTTGGGCACTCGATCAGCAAAGTCAGCCCGCTTCTATGGAACAGCAAAAGAATAAATTGTATTAG
- the fetB gene encoding iron export ABC transporter permease subunit FetB — protein MNYISIHPLQLGLALLLLLGNLGLSLMLKLKLERSLGIAVARMTIQLLLVGMILEWIFALRSFIWVMVGALIMTTIASISAVNRTKRRFPGIYWHSFVSILGSAFIVTGIGLTGIIQVTPWYEPRYFFPIFGMILGNILNGISLGLDRFMEEIVTHRDKIETSLALGATRWEAIQETMRNTLRTGMIPILNTMMIAGVVSLPGMMTGQILSGTPPIEAVRYQIVIMVLIASAVAFGLTGVILLAFFRLFTPQHQLREDLLISK, from the coding sequence ATGAACTATATCTCGATTCATCCTCTTCAACTGGGCCTGGCATTGTTGCTTTTGCTGGGTAATCTGGGGCTATCGCTGATGTTAAAGCTCAAACTTGAGCGATCCCTGGGAATTGCCGTGGCAAGGATGACCATTCAGTTATTGCTGGTCGGTATGATTCTGGAGTGGATCTTTGCGCTCCGCTCGTTTATCTGGGTGATGGTCGGAGCATTGATCATGACAACCATCGCCAGCATTTCAGCGGTGAACCGTACAAAACGGAGATTTCCCGGCATCTACTGGCACAGTTTTGTCTCCATTCTGGGTTCTGCCTTCATTGTCACCGGCATTGGACTGACAGGCATCATTCAGGTAACCCCATGGTACGAACCACGATATTTTTTCCCGATTTTCGGTATGATTCTGGGAAATATCCTGAATGGTATCTCCTTGGGCCTTGACCGGTTCATGGAAGAAATTGTCACTCATCGTGACAAGATCGAAACATCCTTGGCGTTGGGTGCCACACGCTGGGAAGCTATTCAGGAGACCATGCGCAACACCCTGAGAACAGGCATGATCCCTATTCTGAACACTATGATGATCGCTGGCGTGGTGAGTTTACCGGGAATGATGACCGGACAGATTCTATCAGGAACGCCCCCGATTGAAGCGGTACGTTATCAGATCGTGATCATGGTGCTGATCGCCTCGGCCGTTGCCTTTGGATTGACAGGGGTGATACTGCTCGCTTTTTTTAGATTATTCACCCCACAGCATCAACTCCGGGAAGACCTGTTGATCTCCAAATAA
- a CDS encoding ATP-binding cassette domain-containing protein, whose translation MTISPNASSWNLNAHQLGCYINDQWLWRGLDFEIQSGERIALTGPSGSGKSLLMRRLCLLDPLQEGELFYKNQPLAQWSVPLYRTQVRYVAQKPMLWEGTVEDNFRRVYQYGQYKNQKYPADMIHKWLNLLGRPESFLTQKAHRLSGGEAQLVALLRALQNDPELLLLDEPTSAMDPPLLHKVEQFLTDWQQERQTLRSWLWITHDEAQISRISNRQITLNPAGANS comes from the coding sequence ATGACAATTTCCCCAAATGCTTCCTCATGGAATCTCAACGCTCATCAGTTGGGATGCTACATCAATGATCAATGGCTCTGGCGAGGCCTCGATTTTGAGATTCAGTCTGGAGAACGAATTGCGTTGACTGGCCCTTCAGGTTCAGGAAAATCGTTGCTGATGCGACGGTTATGCTTGTTGGATCCACTTCAGGAAGGAGAGCTTTTTTATAAAAATCAACCCCTGGCGCAATGGTCTGTTCCGTTGTACCGGACTCAGGTGCGCTATGTCGCACAAAAACCAATGCTATGGGAAGGAACCGTTGAAGATAACTTTCGACGTGTTTATCAGTATGGACAGTACAAAAATCAGAAATACCCCGCTGACATGATTCATAAGTGGCTAAATTTGTTGGGACGTCCTGAATCATTTTTAACCCAAAAAGCCCATCGTCTCTCTGGAGGAGAAGCTCAGCTTGTAGCCCTCCTGAGAGCCTTACAAAATGACCCTGAATTGCTTTTGCTGGATGAACCAACTTCAGCCATGGATCCGCCCCTCCTGCACAAAGTGGAGCAATTTTTAACAGACTGGCAACAGGAACGGCAGACCTTGCGTTCATGGCTATGGATCACACATGATGAAGCCCAGATTTCCAGAATCTCCAACCGTCAGATTACATTGAATCCAGCAGGAGCCAACTCATGA